In a single window of the Vicia villosa cultivar HV-30 ecotype Madison, WI unplaced genomic scaffold, Vvil1.0 ctg.000048F_1_1, whole genome shotgun sequence genome:
- the LOC131623042 gene encoding protein BCCIP homolog, whose protein sequence is MPRKPKRHQQLKSWPVTFSPFGRALAHTVSMPKRHSESIENPTPSSDSNGSTKHPLEERLEGSESSDGEFDGVVQVDFAFFDPKSNDFHGVKTLLQTYLDVEEWDLSGFVDLILEQTTVGTVAKVEDDEDEGVFALATALNLWRYREHKCIVQLKEFLLLKVCKEKRIADQLRLLLGEQARNVGLLVSQRVVNLPPQLLPHLYDFLFNEVSRATEDEPTEDLRNSFKFKHYIILGKIYELKNAEQKRKQSDDSVEAIVYVKPEDEIFHQLCSWSFRFPLRTQQPAPHELKNYRSMGLIMAVEADKIPAFRQELGSLINES, encoded by the exons ATGCCTCGAAAGCCCAAAAGACATCAGCAACTCAAATCTTGGCCGGTTACGTTTTCCCCTTTTGGTCGTGCTCTTGCTCATACCGTTTCTATGCCCAAGCGTCATTCCGAATCCATTGAGAACCCTACCCCTTCCTCTGATAGTAATGGATCTACCAAACATCCTTTAGAAGAGAGATTGGAAGGATCGGAGTCATCTGATGGGGAGTTTGAT GGAGTTGTCCAAGTGGATTTTGCGTTTTTTGATCCTAAATCCAATGATTTCCATGGAGTTAAGACTTTGCTGCAAACTTATTTGGATGTTGAAGAATGGGATTTGAGTGGCTTCGTAGACTTGATTTTGGAACAGACCACTGTAGGTACTGTTGCGAAGGTAGAGGATGACGAGGACGAAGGGGTTTTTGCTCTTGCTACCGCTCTTAATCTATGGAGGTATAGG GAGCATAAATGTATTGTCCAACTCAAGGAATTTCTCCTCCTTAAAGTATGCAAAGAGAAACGCATTGCTGATCAGTTGAGATTACTTTTGGGGGAACAAGCACGTAATGTCGGTCTCCTGGTATCACAGCGTGTGGTGAATCTTCCACCTCAGCTTTTACCGCATCTCTATGATTTTCTTTTCAATGAAGTGTCGCGGGCCACAGAAGATGAG CCAACAGAGGACCTCCGAAATTCCTTCAAGTTCAAGCATTATATAATACTTGGCAAAATTTACGAG CTCAAGAATGCAGAACAAAAAAGAAAACAGAGCGATGACAGTGTTGAGGCGATAGTATATGTTAAGCCCGAGGATGAAATTTTTCACCAG CTATGTTCGTGGTCCTTCCGTTTTCCTTTGCGCACCCAGCAGCCTGCACCTCACGAG CTAAAGAATTACAGATCAATGGGATTAATCATGGCCGTTGAGGCTGACAAAATTCCAGCATTTCGTCAAGAATTAGGTTCTTTAATAAATGAAAGCTGA